From a single Pelmatolapia mariae isolate MD_Pm_ZW linkage group LG20, Pm_UMD_F_2, whole genome shotgun sequence genomic region:
- the LOC134618567 gene encoding chymotrypsin-like elastase family member 2A, with amino-acid sequence MKFLVLALFVAGAYGCGLPTFPPVLSRVVGGHDVRPHSWPWQVSLQYNSAGEWRHTCGGTLISDQWVLTAAHCISSGREYRVALGKHNLLETENGSVFVGTSNIIVHEDWNSFFIRNDIALIKLESSVNFSDTVMASCLPEAGFVLPNNESCYITGWGRLFTGGPIADILQQALLPVVDYPTCSQPDWWGSQVKETMVCAGGDGVVAGCNGDSGGPLNCMNAAGVWEVHGIVSFGSGLGCNYAKKPTVFTRVSSYIDWISSKMVAY; translated from the exons ATGAAGTTTCTGGTGCTTGCTCTGTTTGTCGCTGGAG CCTACGGGTGTGGGCTGCCTACCTTCCCCCCTGTGCTGTCTCGGGTGGTTGGAGGACATGATGTCAGGCCTCACAGCTGGCCCTGGCAG GTTTCCCTGCAGTACAACAGCGCGGGTGAATGGAGACACACCTGTGGAGGCACTCTGATCTCTGACCAGTGGGTCCTCACTGCTGCACACTGTATCAG CTCTGGCAGGGAGTACAGAGTGGCACTGGGAAAGCACAACCTGTTAGAGACAGAGAATGGCTCTGTGTTCGTCGGCACCTCTAACATCATTGTGCATGAGGACTGGAACTCCTTTTTTATTCG TAATGACATCGCCCTGATCAAGCTCGAGTCCTCCGTTAACTTCTCTGATACCGTCATGGCTTCTTGTCTTCCCGAGGCCGGATTTGTGCTCCCCAATAATGAATCCTGCTACATCACTGGGTGGGGTCGCCTGTTCA CCGGTGGTCCCATTGCTGACATCCTGCAGCAGGCTCTCCTGCCAGTGGTGGACTACCCAACCTGCAGTCAGCCTGACTGGTGGGGATCTCAGGTGAAGGAAACCATGGTCTGTGCGGGTGGAGACGGAGTTGTGGCTGGCTGCAAC GGAGACTCTGGCGGTCCTCTGAACTGTATGAACGCTGCTGGAGTCTGGGAGGTTCACGGTATTGTCAGCTTTGGCTCTGGGCTCGGCTGCAACTACGCCAAGAAGCCCACTGTCTTTACCCGAGTCAGCTCTTACATCGACTGGATCAGCTCT AAAATGGTGGCCTATTGA
- the LOC134618538 gene encoding chymotrypsin-like elastase family member 2A, translating into MMFIFLALFVVGAYGCGTPTYPPILTRVVGGEDVRAHSWPWQISLQYRSGNNFYHTCGGTLISNEWVLTAAHCIGSYTYRVYLGKHSLDTANESGSIAISPSVIVVHPNWDSYNIRNDIALIKLSSPVQNTNAISPACLPTSGETLPNGAPCYVTGWGRLWTGGPVADILQQALLPVVDYSTCSRSDWWGNLVTTNMICAGGDGVVSSCNGDSGGPLNCQNPDGSWDVHGIVSFGSSAGCNYYKKPSVFTKVSAYISWINNVMTSY; encoded by the exons ATGATGTTCATTTTCTTGGCTTTGTTTGTTGTCGGCG CCTACGGGTGCGGCACCCCCACCTATCCCCCCATTCTCACCAGAGTGGTTGGTGGAGAAGATGTCCGTGCACACAGCTGGCCCTGGCAG ATCTCTCTGCAGTACAGGAGTGGCAACAACTTCTATCACACCTGTGGTGGTACTCTGATCTCCAACGAGTGGGTCCTCACTGCTGCTCACTGCATCGG CAGTTACACCTACAGAGTTTACCTGGGAAAACATAGTCTGGACACCGCCAATGAGTCTGGCTCCATCGCCATCAGCCCTTCTGTTATTGTTGTCCATCCTAACTGGGACTCTTACAACATTCG CAATGACATTGCCCTGATCAAACTGTCATCACCTGTTCAAAACACTAACGCCATCTCGCCTGCCTGTCTTCCTACCTCTGGTGAGACCCTGCCTAATGGTGCTCCCTGCTATGTCACTGGCTGGGGACGTCTGTGGA CTGGAGGTCCTGTTGCTGACATCCTGCAGCAGGCTCTTCTTCCTGTTGTTGATTACAGCACCTGTTCCAGGTCTGACTGGTGGGGCAATCTGGTCACCACAAACATGATCTGTGCTGGTGGAGATGGTGTTGTGTCTAGCTGCAAC GGAGACTCTGGCGGTCCCCTGAACTGCCAGAACCCTGATGGCTCCTGGGATGTCCATGGAATTGTGAGCTTTGGCTCAAGCGCGGGCTGCAACTACTACAAGAAGCCCTCTGTCTTCACCAAGGTCAGCGCCTACATCTCCTGGATCAACAAT GTGATGACCTCATACTAA